Proteins encoded by one window of Streptomyces sp. NBC_01571:
- a CDS encoding helix-turn-helix domain-containing protein translates to MLRQPAFGHRLKKLRMAQGLSQTALAGEGMSTGYLSRLESGARQPTDRAVGYLADRLGLEVADFEEPVTGSLAHALTLASSTGSADAIEALRAALAAEGHESAVLRWQALWLLARAARLQGDHAAERAHLAQLVALGDEVGLAELRVRGLTRLARCLRSLGEITPALDAAVAAHRLALGEDLGVEDRAAALLALVSVQAEAGQVPEARVHADELTALVEGRSDTLWAEAMWTAAAVRVRQGDHTGAQHCLDQALERFSSQEDLVLWLRLRLAAGRLHLQKLPADPAQAQRCAEQAEAALTFVGTPALRQDLTALKADLAFATGRYDDARALLGGLAGDEPRMTYRDRVRLEILRQQLLILGGDVSGVDGLRTLAQQAQADANIDLAAEIWRTLADALTPAPPA, encoded by the coding sequence ATGCTGCGACAGCCCGCGTTCGGACACCGCCTGAAGAAGCTCCGGATGGCCCAGGGGCTGTCGCAGACGGCCCTGGCCGGTGAGGGCATGTCCACCGGCTACCTCTCCCGTCTGGAGTCCGGGGCGCGCCAGCCCACCGACCGGGCCGTGGGCTACCTCGCCGACCGGCTGGGCCTTGAGGTCGCCGATTTCGAGGAGCCGGTCACCGGCTCGCTGGCCCACGCGCTGACCCTGGCCTCCTCCACCGGTTCCGCGGACGCCATCGAGGCGCTGCGCGCGGCACTCGCCGCCGAGGGCCACGAAAGCGCGGTGCTGCGCTGGCAGGCGCTGTGGCTGCTGGCGAGGGCCGCACGCCTGCAGGGCGACCATGCCGCGGAGCGCGCCCACCTCGCCCAACTGGTCGCGCTCGGCGACGAGGTGGGCCTGGCCGAGCTGCGGGTGCGCGGCCTGACCCGGCTGGCACGCTGCCTGCGTTCGCTCGGCGAGATCACCCCCGCCCTGGACGCGGCCGTCGCCGCCCACCGGCTCGCCCTGGGCGAGGACCTGGGCGTCGAGGACCGTGCCGCCGCGCTGCTGGCCCTGGTGTCGGTCCAGGCGGAGGCCGGGCAGGTGCCGGAGGCCCGGGTGCACGCCGACGAACTCACCGCCCTGGTCGAGGGCCGCAGCGACACGCTGTGGGCCGAGGCGATGTGGACGGCCGCCGCCGTGCGGGTGCGCCAGGGCGACCACACCGGCGCGCAGCACTGCCTCGACCAGGCCCTGGAACGCTTCAGCAGCCAGGAGGACCTGGTGCTGTGGCTGAGACTGCGGCTCGCCGCGGGCCGGCTGCACCTGCAGAAACTGCCCGCCGACCCCGCACAGGCACAGCGCTGCGCCGAGCAGGCCGAGGCCGCTCTCACCTTCGTCGGCACCCCCGCCCTGCGCCAGGACCTGACCGCGCTGAAGGCCGATCTGGCCTTCGCCACCGGCCGCTACGACGATGCCCGCGCCCTGCTGGGCGGCCTGGCCGGGGACGAGCCGAGGATGACCTACCGCGACCGGGTCCGGCTGGAGATCCTGCGCCAGCAGCTGCTGATCCTGGGCGGCGACGTCTCCGGCGTGGACGGGCTGCGCACCCTCGCCCAGCAGGCCCAGGCCGACGCCAACATCGACCTCGCCGCGGAGATCTGGCGCACCCTCGCGGACGCCCTCACCCCCGCCCCGCCGGCCTGA
- a CDS encoding DUF1772 domain-containing protein: protein MEALVQTLAVVATMANAVVYGTDVFSAIVQRPALAHVDDAVLTSTMGQIHRFGDRRMPVPGVFGLVATVATAVAAGFGGETAPAVAAAVAALALVVWLAVYNKVSAPVNKELTGAALDCRTAPDARGLQRTWDSVINARVVLQAVALGAMCVALVTS from the coding sequence ATGGAAGCGCTCGTACAAACCCTGGCCGTGGTGGCCACGATGGCCAACGCGGTGGTCTACGGCACCGACGTCTTCTCCGCGATCGTCCAGCGGCCCGCCCTCGCGCACGTCGACGACGCGGTGCTGACCAGCACCATGGGGCAGATCCACCGCTTCGGGGACCGGCGGATGCCCGTCCCGGGCGTCTTCGGCCTGGTCGCCACCGTGGCCACGGCCGTCGCGGCCGGCTTCGGCGGCGAGACGGCGCCGGCCGTCGCCGCGGCGGTGGCGGCGCTGGCCCTGGTGGTGTGGCTGGCCGTCTACAACAAGGTCAGCGCGCCGGTGAACAAGGAGCTCACCGGCGCGGCGCTGGACTGCCGCACCGCGCCCGACGCGCGGGGCCTGCAGCGCACCTGGGACAGCGTCATCAACGCCCGGGTCGTGCTGCAGGCGGTGGCCCTGGGCGCGATGTGCGTGGCGCTCGTGACGTCCTGA
- the tnpB gene encoding IS607 family element RNA-guided endonuclease TnpB, whose protein sequence is MKKFQPQPGFQVQAFRFALDPNTTQEHALRSHCGAARAAYNWAVGWVTASWWQRRAEESYGIAEAGLTQWRPWSLPALRKAFNETKHADPRFAAWWEENSKEAYNTGLANAAAAFDNYTKSKQGKRHGKRMGTPRFKSKRKARLSCRFTTGAIRVDTGGRHVTLPRLGTIRTHEPTVKLLARVEAGTARILSATVRHERGRWYVAFQAEVKRDLERVARPDVAVGIDLGVKTLAVMADSTGEIRTVANPGHYDRARKQLRRASRIVSRRQGPDRRTGQKPSKRWEKANAARNRVHHRVANLRADALHKLTTSVAAEYGTVVIEDLNVAGMLRNRRLARRIADAGFAEIRRQLTYKTRQRHTTHLVAADRWYPSSKTCSGCGAVKAKLPLHVRTYECDTCGLVIDRDDNAALNLAALAAACLTGTGVAGDQDATEVVSKPRRADQKTRATRTRRKASAGRAGGAPLPHQRQEEARDRTHAEALTLW, encoded by the coding sequence GTGAAGAAATTCCAGCCACAGCCCGGGTTCCAGGTTCAGGCGTTCCGGTTCGCCCTGGACCCGAACACGACTCAGGAGCACGCGCTGCGCTCGCACTGCGGCGCGGCGCGTGCCGCGTACAACTGGGCTGTCGGTTGGGTGACCGCGTCGTGGTGGCAGCGCCGCGCGGAGGAGTCCTACGGCATCGCCGAGGCCGGGCTGACGCAGTGGCGGCCGTGGTCGCTGCCCGCACTGAGGAAGGCGTTCAACGAGACCAAGCACGCTGACCCCAGGTTCGCCGCCTGGTGGGAGGAGAACTCCAAAGAGGCGTACAACACCGGCCTCGCCAACGCTGCGGCGGCGTTCGACAACTACACCAAGTCCAAGCAGGGCAAGCGGCACGGCAAGCGGATGGGTACGCCCCGCTTCAAGTCGAAGCGGAAGGCCCGTCTTTCCTGCCGGTTCACGACCGGCGCGATCCGCGTGGACACGGGCGGCCGGCACGTGACGCTGCCGAGGCTGGGCACGATCCGTACCCACGAGCCCACGGTGAAGCTCCTCGCGCGCGTTGAGGCCGGGACGGCCCGGATCCTGTCCGCGACCGTGCGGCACGAGCGCGGACGCTGGTACGTCGCCTTCCAGGCCGAGGTCAAGCGCGACCTCGAACGTGTGGCGCGGCCGGACGTGGCGGTCGGCATCGACCTCGGCGTGAAGACCCTCGCGGTCATGGCCGACTCGACGGGTGAGATCCGCACCGTCGCGAACCCCGGACACTACGACCGGGCACGCAAGCAGCTGCGCCGCGCCTCTCGCATCGTCTCCCGCCGCCAGGGCCCCGACCGGCGCACCGGACAGAAGCCGTCGAAGCGGTGGGAGAAGGCCAACGCCGCCCGCAACCGCGTGCACCACCGGGTGGCGAACCTCCGCGCGGACGCCCTGCACAAGCTCACCACGAGCGTTGCGGCCGAGTACGGCACGGTCGTGATCGAGGACCTGAACGTCGCCGGGATGCTCCGCAACCGGCGCCTCGCGCGCAGGATCGCCGACGCCGGATTCGCAGAGATCCGACGCCAGCTCACCTATAAAACCCGCCAGCGCCACACCACCCACCTCGTGGCCGCGGACCGCTGGTACCCCTCCTCGAAGACCTGTTCCGGGTGCGGCGCGGTGAAAGCCAAGCTGCCGCTGCACGTCCGGACCTACGAATGCGACACCTGCGGCCTGGTCATCGACCGGGACGACAACGCCGCACTCAACCTCGCCGCTCTCGCGGCAGCCTGCCTGACTGGTACCGGAGTGGCTGGAGACCAGGACGCCACCGAGGTGGTGTCGAAGCCTCGTAGAGCCGACCAGAAGACCCGCGCCACCCGCACCCGCCGCAAGGCGAGCGCGGGGCGGGCAGGTGGCGCACCCCTGCCGCACCAGCGGCAGGAGGAAGCGAGAGACCGTACTCACGCCGAAGCCCTCACGCTTTGGTGA
- a CDS encoding IS607 family transposase, with amino-acid sequence MKLSEWAARNGVHYQTAWTWAKEGRMPVPVRQTPSGTWLVDEPAPETSGRVVAYCRVSSADQKPDLDRQVARVVQGATGLGLPVAEVVTEVGSGLNGRRRKLHRLLSDPRAAVIVVEHRDRLARFGVEHLEAVLSASGRRLVVLDPTETADDLVRDITEVLTSMCARLYGRRAAKDRAARAVAVATGEAAE; translated from the coding sequence GTGAAGCTTTCCGAATGGGCGGCGCGCAACGGTGTGCACTACCAGACCGCGTGGACGTGGGCGAAAGAGGGCCGCATGCCGGTCCCGGTGCGCCAGACGCCGTCTGGTACGTGGTTGGTCGACGAGCCCGCCCCGGAGACGTCCGGCCGTGTCGTGGCGTACTGCCGGGTTTCGTCGGCGGACCAGAAGCCGGATCTTGACCGGCAGGTGGCCCGCGTGGTCCAGGGGGCTACCGGGCTCGGCCTGCCGGTTGCGGAGGTCGTGACCGAGGTCGGCTCGGGGCTGAACGGGCGTCGGCGCAAGTTGCACCGCCTGCTGTCCGATCCGCGGGCCGCGGTGATCGTGGTCGAGCACCGGGACCGGCTGGCCCGGTTCGGCGTCGAGCATCTCGAAGCCGTCCTGTCCGCCTCCGGGCGGCGCCTGGTTGTCCTCGACCCCACCGAGACCGCCGATGACCTGGTGCGCGACATCACCGAGGTGCTGACCTCGATGTGTGCCCGCCTGTACGGGCGGCGGGCGGCGAAGGACCGGGCCGCCCGCGCGGTGGCCGTGGCGACCGGCGAGGCTGCCGAGTGA
- a CDS encoding class I adenylate-forming enzyme family protein: protein MPILRYPQSPLDDLLRRAADRDGDAPAVVTAGAAVTYAALDREADRIARYVGRTVRRADAVVAAATTLDTAFPAVYYGTVRSGRLLALLDPRMGPAALHEVCAAAGVEIAFVPGALAALLAALADRLPRLHTIVVTDPTDPTGRPAPVRPAPGGSVSGGWVPDRQPSGVQLSGVQPSGVPVSDVAVSGAAVSGGQGACAVVALSAALAAVPATGSVRRARPGVDAVACLQFAPDGGGRLKGVRMTHRNLVAGAAQTALAHRLGASSVVLNHLPQYHAVHLNSAVHAGARQVLCTDPDPFGALAEAARAEATHYYGLPARLDRLAGDSRLAAGRAHLPGRHLSAIHVSGGVLAPERARALRDALRVSVLQGYGLTEVFTLSHHQPPGSRPGLGAVGVPLPGTECRVVLPGSTRPAAVWSTGEVQIRGPQLSPGPADGPGPAPRDADGWLATGDTGYLDADGGLHLVDAHRSVFTCDDALVAPSVVERVIGQDPRVADCIVADWPDPARGALVWAGVVLREAPDGDAPGLLDVLDSVAEQANARLGPGEQIRRLEALDAVPRRPGGRPARRELRLRLHALAAGEAAA, encoded by the coding sequence GTGCCCATCCTCAGGTATCCGCAGAGCCCGCTGGACGACCTGCTGCGGCGGGCCGCGGACCGTGACGGCGACGCCCCGGCCGTGGTCACGGCCGGGGCCGCGGTGACGTACGCCGCCCTGGACCGGGAGGCGGACCGCATCGCCCGCTACGTGGGGCGCACCGTCCGGCGGGCCGACGCCGTCGTCGCCGCGGCCACCACCCTCGACACCGCCTTCCCCGCCGTGTACTACGGCACCGTCCGCAGCGGCCGGCTGCTGGCCCTGCTCGATCCGCGGATGGGGCCGGCCGCGCTGCACGAGGTGTGCGCGGCGGCCGGGGTCGAGATCGCCTTCGTACCCGGAGCGCTGGCCGCGCTGCTCGCCGCACTCGCGGACCGGCTGCCCCGGCTGCACACCATCGTGGTGACCGACCCCACGGACCCCACCGGCCGCCCCGCACCCGTGCGCCCCGCACCCGGCGGCTCGGTATCCGGCGGCTGGGTGCCGGACCGTCAGCCGTCCGGTGTCCAGCTGTCCGGTGTCCAGCCGTCCGGTGTCCCGGTGTCGGATGTTGCGGTGTCGGGTGCTGCGGTGTCCGGTGGGCAGGGGGCCTGCGCGGTGGTGGCGCTGTCCGCGGCTCTGGCGGCGGTGCCCGCCACCGGGTCCGTACGCAGGGCGCGGCCCGGTGTGGACGCGGTGGCGTGCCTGCAGTTCGCGCCGGACGGCGGCGGGCGGTTGAAAGGTGTGCGCATGACGCACCGCAATCTCGTCGCGGGCGCCGCCCAGACCGCCCTGGCCCACCGGCTCGGTGCCTCCTCCGTCGTCCTCAACCATCTGCCGCAGTACCACGCCGTGCACCTCAACTCGGCCGTGCACGCCGGAGCCCGGCAGGTGCTGTGCACGGACCCCGACCCCTTCGGGGCGCTGGCGGAGGCAGCGCGGGCGGAGGCCACGCACTACTACGGGCTGCCCGCCCGGCTGGACCGGCTGGCGGGTGATTCCCGGCTGGCCGCGGGCCGGGCGCACCTGCCCGGCCGGCACCTGAGCGCCATCCATGTCAGCGGCGGGGTACTGGCGCCGGAACGGGCCCGTGCGCTGCGCGACGCGCTGCGCGTGTCCGTTCTGCAGGGCTACGGCCTGACCGAGGTCTTCACGCTCTCCCACCACCAGCCGCCCGGCTCCCGGCCCGGTCTCGGCGCGGTCGGGGTGCCGCTGCCGGGCACCGAGTGCCGGGTCGTCCTGCCCGGCAGCACCCGGCCCGCCGCGGTGTGGTCGACCGGCGAGGTGCAGATCCGCGGACCGCAGCTGAGCCCCGGCCCGGCGGACGGACCCGGCCCGGCACCGCGGGACGCGGACGGCTGGCTGGCCACCGGTGACACGGGCTACCTCGACGCGGACGGCGGACTGCACCTCGTGGACGCGCACCGCTCCGTGTTCACCTGCGACGACGCGCTGGTCGCGCCCAGCGTGGTGGAGCGGGTCATCGGCCAGGACCCGCGGGTGGCCGACTGCATCGTCGCGGACTGGCCCGACCCGGCGCGCGGCGCCCTGGTCTGGGCCGGCGTGGTGCTGCGCGAGGCGCCCGACGGCGATGCCCCCGGTCTCCTCGACGTCCTCGACTCCGTCGCCGAACAGGCCAACGCCCGGCTCGGCCCCGGCGAGCAGATCCGCCGCCTGGAGGCCCTCGACGCCGTCCCCCGCCGGCCGGGCGGCCGGCCCGCCCGCCGCGAACTGCGCCTGCGGCTGCACGCCCTGGCCGCCGGGGAAGCCGCCGCCTGA
- a CDS encoding 4'-phosphopantetheinyl transferase superfamily protein yields MTAPLTSPPPSPSLSAVAPSSSFPAPAPAPALVPASVPVGVAGADAGTDEPVKLWLCPNDGLPPAVAGLLAAHWLDAQEQKTASRFLFERDRRQYLLAHTLVRRALALEAGLAEAELVIWRSARGRPFLRPAPGELPRGGAQLDFNLSHAGGYSLLGIVRRHRIGVDVERLEDRDERAITTIVRTFAAPEREWVEQAAQGPDRDRRALRVWTLKEAYSKARGLGLGLPFDAFVFTLDDERGVRAFTPPADDTARPWRFVELEPVPGVLVAVAVPADAAQDPVLHLGYGFPWSRSELRSFPLPRPVGGRLAAVPA; encoded by the coding sequence GTGACCGCACCCCTGACATCCCCGCCCCCGTCACCGTCGCTGTCCGCGGTCGCACCCTCGTCCTCGTTCCCGGCCCCGGCCCCGGCTCCGGCCCTGGTCCCGGCGTCCGTTCCGGTTGGCGTCGCGGGTGCGGACGCGGGCACGGACGAGCCGGTCAAGCTGTGGCTGTGTCCCAACGACGGCCTGCCGCCCGCGGTCGCCGGCCTGCTCGCCGCGCACTGGCTCGACGCGCAGGAGCAGAAGACCGCGAGCCGTTTCCTGTTCGAACGCGACCGGCGCCAGTACCTGCTCGCGCACACCCTGGTGCGGCGCGCGCTGGCGCTGGAGGCGGGCCTGGCCGAGGCCGAGCTGGTCATCTGGCGTTCCGCGCGGGGCCGTCCCTTCCTGCGGCCCGCTCCGGGTGAACTGCCGCGCGGCGGAGCGCAGTTGGACTTCAACCTCTCCCACGCGGGCGGCTACAGCCTGCTGGGTATCGTGCGCCGCCACCGCATCGGTGTGGACGTGGAGCGGCTGGAGGACCGGGACGAGCGGGCCATCACCACCATCGTGCGCACCTTCGCCGCCCCGGAGCGGGAGTGGGTCGAGCAGGCGGCACAGGGCCCGGACCGCGACCGGCGGGCACTGCGGGTGTGGACGCTCAAGGAGGCCTACTCCAAGGCCCGCGGGCTCGGCCTGGGACTGCCCTTCGACGCGTTCGTCTTCACCCTGGACGACGAACGCGGCGTACGCGCCTTCACGCCGCCCGCCGACGACACGGCCCGCCCGTGGCGGTTCGTCGAACTGGAGCCGGTGCCCGGCGTGCTGGTCGCCGTCGCCGTGCCCGCCGACGCGGCCCAGGACCCGGTGCTCCACCTCGGCTACGGCTTCCCCTGGAGCCGCTCGGAGCTCCGCAGTTTCCCGCTGCCCCGGCCGGTGGGGGGCCGCCTGGCCGCGGTCCCGGCGTGA
- a CDS encoding response regulator transcription factor yields the protein MDERHAALRVLPAPAPAHDEHAGRAPAPRPGATAAVRVHVVGEDPLARRGITALLEGHPGIRVTGESEPGPELLRALAARPPHVLVAHGAFAGDQREALAFGGGDLPLLVLGGPARTDRAGRPAGGHLPATATAGQLASAVVLAAAGYTLAHGPAPAPAGRRSAAAPIPPISPVSPDRLTDRECQVLDLLARGLSNGEIAQALTLSEHTVKTHVQNLLHKLRLRNRVHAAIYAFESGLRPPAARPSA from the coding sequence ATGGACGAGCGGCACGCCGCACTCCGGGTGCTCCCCGCGCCAGCCCCCGCACACGACGAACACGCCGGCCGTGCCCCGGCCCCCCGGCCCGGCGCGACGGCCGCCGTGCGGGTGCACGTGGTCGGCGAGGACCCGCTCGCCCGCCGCGGCATCACGGCCCTGCTCGAGGGCCACCCCGGTATCCGTGTCACCGGCGAGAGCGAACCGGGGCCGGAACTGCTGCGCGCGCTGGCCGCCCGGCCGCCCCATGTCCTGGTCGCCCACGGCGCGTTCGCGGGCGACCAGCGCGAGGCCCTGGCCTTCGGCGGCGGGGACCTGCCGCTGCTGGTCCTGGGCGGCCCGGCCCGCACCGACCGTGCCGGCCGGCCGGCCGGCGGGCATCTGCCGGCCACCGCCACCGCGGGCCAGCTGGCCTCCGCCGTGGTGCTGGCCGCGGCCGGCTACACCCTCGCGCACGGACCCGCCCCGGCCCCGGCCGGACGCCGATCCGCCGCCGCGCCCATCCCGCCGATCTCACCGGTCAGCCCCGACCGGCTGACCGACCGCGAGTGCCAGGTCCTCGACCTGCTGGCCCGCGGCCTGTCCAACGGCGAGATAGCCCAGGCCCTGACCCTGTCCGAGCACACCGTCAAGACCCACGTGCAGAACCTGCTGCACAAGCTGCGCCTGCGCAACCGCGTCCACGCGGCCATCTACGCCTTCGAATCAGGCCTGCGCCCCCCGGCCGCCCGCCCCTCCGCCTGA